In Pseudoalteromonas sp. NC201, a single window of DNA contains:
- a CDS encoding protein adenylyltransferase SelO — protein MVFFQPYQGSALLFKEQPARFNQPTLLLSNTPLLVKLELKEYDTTALAELLSGQRPLGNIEPTSLAYSGHQFGQFNPLLGDGRAHLIGGVKLDDGRQYDLHLKGSGATRFSRGGDGFCALGPAVREFIMSQAMVGLGVPTTECLAVVTTGHHVYRQGEVPGAVVCRVAKSHIRIGTLQYLATQQDKDELWSLLNLLGEQLFEGFKVETEQDVLELFREVCEQLVDLVVEWMRVGFIHGVMNTDNILLSGETIDFGPCAMMEKFDFNAVFSSIDRQGRYAFGNQPNIMNWNCARLAEALLVLWQDEQVGIEAFSQILAEFSESFNRKYKDMWAAKLGIDEWSDADDILLSDLLKLMTEHELDFTNTFAALTNSLLGHPNKALSVPTELESWLRQWAQRRAHDDIATNLMSQANPILIPRNALVEAEIALFNQQGMSQTLEDWLTALTSPYDYKDYPESWISASTPAHYQTFCGT, from the coding sequence ATGGTATTTTTTCAGCCCTATCAGGGTTCTGCTCTGCTCTTTAAGGAGCAACCAGCAAGATTTAATCAGCCCACATTACTACTATCTAATACGCCGTTGCTAGTTAAGCTTGAGCTAAAGGAATACGACACTACAGCGCTTGCTGAGCTGTTAAGTGGTCAGCGCCCTTTAGGCAATATTGAACCTACGAGCTTAGCCTACAGTGGTCATCAGTTTGGGCAATTTAACCCGTTACTTGGTGATGGCCGAGCGCATTTAATTGGCGGGGTGAAGCTCGATGACGGACGTCAATACGACCTGCACTTGAAAGGCTCTGGAGCGACGCGATTTTCTCGAGGTGGTGATGGCTTTTGTGCGCTAGGACCTGCGGTACGTGAGTTTATAATGAGCCAAGCTATGGTTGGCTTGGGGGTTCCAACTACGGAATGCCTAGCTGTTGTAACCACTGGACACCATGTTTATCGTCAAGGTGAAGTACCTGGCGCAGTTGTATGTCGTGTGGCAAAAAGTCATATCCGCATCGGTACCTTGCAATATCTGGCTACACAGCAAGATAAAGATGAGCTATGGAGCCTACTTAACTTGCTGGGCGAGCAATTATTTGAGGGATTTAAAGTTGAGACCGAACAGGATGTACTCGAATTGTTCCGTGAAGTGTGTGAGCAGTTGGTTGACTTAGTTGTCGAGTGGATGCGGGTTGGCTTTATTCATGGCGTGATGAATACCGACAATATTTTACTCAGTGGTGAAACGATAGACTTTGGCCCTTGTGCAATGATGGAAAAGTTTGATTTTAACGCCGTGTTTAGCTCTATCGATCGCCAAGGCCGCTATGCGTTTGGTAATCAGCCAAACATCATGAATTGGAACTGTGCGCGACTTGCCGAGGCCTTATTGGTGTTATGGCAGGATGAGCAAGTGGGAATTGAAGCGTTTAGTCAAATTTTGGCGGAGTTTTCTGAATCGTTTAATCGCAAATACAAAGATATGTGGGCGGCTAAGCTTGGTATTGATGAATGGAGCGACGCAGACGACATTCTACTTAGTGACTTACTCAAGTTGATGACGGAGCACGAACTAGACTTTACCAATACCTTTGCGGCACTAACTAATAGCTTGCTTGGTCATCCAAACAAAGCTTTATCCGTGCCAACGGAGTTGGAGAGCTGGCTGCGACAATGGGCGCAAAGGCGTGCTCACGATGACATTGCGACTAACTTGATGAGTCAAGCTAACCCGATACTTATCCCCCGTAATGCGTTGGTGGAGGCTGAGATTGCGCTGTTTAATCAGCAAGGCATGAGTCAAACGCTAGAGGATTGGCTAACTGCGTTGACGTCGCCCTATGATTACAAAGACTATCCTGAATCGTGGATCAGCGCGTCTACACCGGCCCACTATCAAACTTTTTGTGGAACCTAA
- a CDS encoding ABC transporter ATP-binding protein gives MAEQQLSWQEIKRKVLEHKRPLIKAHIIALFAALVSVPIPLMMPLLVDEVLLDTPGRAVAWMNSVLPEQWHGPSGYIVVILLAVITMRLASLVLGVMQSRQFTIIGKDISYQIRERLLTHLPKVQLKEYESQGGAAISSRCITDVETLDKFISQTLSRFLIGLLTIIGTAAILLWIDWMLGLVILLLNPAVIYFSRQFGKHVKELKKEENAAFEALQTSLVETLDAISQLKAVRREINYFAQVKVAAKDLKHYAVQSQWKTDAVNRLSFTVFLVGFEFFRAVAMFMVVFSDLTVGQIFAVFGYLWFMMGPVQEILGIQYAYYGASAALSRLNQVFNFATEAQYPATKTVFDSSQVDIKFANIDFAYVAEQPVLKQVSLHIPAGKKVALVAVSGGGKSTLVQLLLGLYEKQSGEIHINDTPVEQIGYEAVRDNIVTVLQQPILFNTSIRENLAMGREVSDQVLWQALRVAELADTVLALADKLDAQVGRNGIKLSGGQKQRLAIARMVVADPKVVVLDEATSALDIETEAKIHRNLQAFLADRTTLIIAHRLSAIKQADLIYVLDDGEVSQYGEHKDLLKEQGLYQILFGHQN, from the coding sequence ATGGCAGAACAGCAGCTTTCTTGGCAAGAAATTAAACGTAAAGTCCTTGAGCACAAACGGCCGCTTATTAAGGCACATATCATCGCCTTGTTTGCCGCGTTGGTGAGTGTCCCTATCCCTTTGATGATGCCGTTGCTGGTCGATGAAGTCTTACTAGACACACCAGGTAGAGCAGTGGCTTGGATGAACTCGGTATTGCCCGAGCAATGGCATGGCCCCAGTGGCTATATCGTGGTTATTTTGTTGGCTGTAATAACCATGCGCTTGGCCAGCTTGGTGCTAGGGGTGATGCAGTCACGCCAGTTTACTATTATTGGCAAGGACATTAGTTATCAAATCCGTGAGCGCTTACTTACGCATTTACCTAAAGTTCAACTTAAGGAGTACGAAAGTCAAGGTGGTGCAGCAATTAGCTCTCGTTGTATTACCGATGTAGAAACCTTAGATAAATTTATCAGCCAAACCTTGTCACGCTTTTTAATCGGTTTACTCACAATCATTGGCACTGCGGCGATTTTGCTTTGGATTGATTGGATGTTGGGGCTGGTGATCCTGTTGCTCAATCCGGCGGTCATCTATTTTTCTCGGCAGTTTGGCAAACATGTTAAAGAGCTGAAAAAGGAAGAGAATGCTGCATTTGAAGCATTGCAAACTTCATTAGTCGAGACGCTAGATGCTATTTCTCAACTAAAAGCCGTTCGTCGAGAGATTAACTACTTTGCACAAGTTAAAGTAGCCGCCAAAGATCTCAAACATTACGCGGTGCAGTCACAATGGAAAACGGATGCCGTTAACCGCTTAAGTTTTACTGTGTTTTTGGTGGGGTTTGAGTTTTTCCGTGCTGTCGCTATGTTTATGGTGGTGTTTTCTGACTTAACAGTCGGCCAGATATTTGCAGTATTTGGTTACCTTTGGTTCATGATGGGGCCTGTACAGGAAATTCTTGGTATTCAATATGCGTACTATGGTGCTTCGGCGGCACTTAGTAGGTTAAATCAGGTTTTTAATTTTGCGACAGAAGCACAATATCCCGCTACAAAAACCGTCTTTGATTCATCTCAGGTTGATATCAAATTTGCCAATATAGACTTCGCTTACGTTGCAGAGCAACCCGTGCTCAAGCAGGTATCTTTGCATATTCCTGCAGGGAAGAAAGTAGCGTTAGTAGCGGTGTCTGGAGGTGGTAAATCTACTTTGGTGCAATTGCTTTTGGGATTGTATGAAAAGCAAAGTGGCGAGATTCATATAAATGACACGCCAGTAGAGCAAATTGGTTACGAAGCAGTGCGAGATAATATAGTGACCGTATTGCAGCAGCCGATACTCTTTAATACCAGCATCCGTGAAAATCTAGCAATGGGACGAGAGGTATCTGACCAAGTGCTGTGGCAGGCACTCCGAGTTGCAGAGCTAGCTGATACCGTACTTGCTCTGGCTGACAAATTAGATGCGCAAGTTGGTCGCAATGGGATTAAATTGTCCGGAGGACAGAAGCAAAGGTTAGCCATTGCTAGAATGGTTGTTGCCGATCCTAAAGTGGTGGTGCTGGATGAAGCAACCTCGGCACTTGATATTGAGACTGAGGCAAAAATTCATCGCAATTTGCAAGCGTTTTTGGCTGATAGAACGACTTTGATTATTGCACATCGACTGAGCGCAATAAAACAAGCCGACTTAATTTATGTTTTAGATGATGGTGAAGTGTCCCAGTATGGAGAACATAAGGATTTGTTAAAGGAACAAGGTCTGTATCAAATCCTATTTGGTCATCAAAATTAA
- a CDS encoding OmpA family protein encodes MKIKTLSLLVAMAVTANANANTTEPTEGVYLGVFGDYYDADWQNHRDMAGLDVEESTGWGAEIGYRFDKYWSGRLEYADMDFDLGGISNGSLDAERYGIDGLYHFDGGPFYGLVGIKKMNLDVISDNTFANVGAGVRHYFTDHLFVNAEAAVYQGLEAGFTDVGGKIGINYSFGSTAKTEEVAPAPAPVVAEAPQDSDKDGVVDSEDKCANTPMTDAVDASGCTLYETNEDKVNLLVRFPHDDASFSQQYVDDINAVAKFLKEHKNADVVIEGHASAVGDADYNQKLSERRAKNVAEKLVDMGIDSMRITTVGYGEERLKNPANTLEAHAENRRVEAHVSSKEKVKVKR; translated from the coding sequence ATGAAAATTAAAACTTTGAGCTTACTAGTTGCGATGGCAGTAACAGCCAATGCAAATGCAAACACCACTGAACCTACTGAAGGTGTATATCTTGGTGTATTCGGTGATTACTATGATGCTGACTGGCAAAATCACCGTGATATGGCTGGCTTAGACGTAGAAGAGTCTACTGGTTGGGGTGCTGAAATCGGCTACCGTTTTGATAAATATTGGAGTGGTCGTCTTGAGTATGCAGACATGGATTTTGATCTTGGTGGGATCAGCAATGGTTCACTAGACGCAGAGCGTTATGGTATCGATGGTTTATATCACTTTGATGGTGGCCCATTCTATGGTCTAGTGGGTATCAAAAAGATGAATCTGGACGTCATTTCAGACAACACTTTTGCTAACGTTGGTGCTGGTGTTCGTCACTACTTCACCGATCACTTGTTCGTGAATGCAGAAGCGGCAGTTTACCAAGGCTTAGAAGCAGGTTTTACTGATGTTGGCGGTAAAATTGGTATCAACTACTCATTCGGTAGCACGGCTAAAACGGAAGAAGTTGCACCTGCTCCGGCACCTGTAGTTGCAGAAGCACCACAAGACAGTGATAAAGACGGTGTAGTGGACAGCGAAGACAAATGTGCTAATACACCAATGACGGATGCTGTTGATGCGTCAGGTTGTACTTTATATGAAACGAATGAAGACAAAGTAAATCTACTTGTTCGTTTCCCGCACGATGATGCTTCTTTCTCACAGCAATATGTTGATGATATCAACGCGGTTGCTAAGTTCTTAAAAGAACATAAAAATGCAGATGTAGTGATTGAAGGTCACGCATCAGCAGTAGGTGATGCGGATTATAACCAAAAGCTTTCTGAGCGCCGCGCGAAAAACGTTGCTGAGAAACTCGTAGATATGGGTATTGATTCAATGCGTATTACCACAGTAGGCTACGGTGAAGAGCGTTTGAAAAACCCAGCTAATACGCTTGAAGCGCATGCTGAAAACCGTCGCGTAGAAGCGCACGTTTCTTCTAAAGAGAAAGTAAAAGTTAAGCGTTAA
- the acnB gene encoding bifunctional aconitate hydratase 2/2-methylisocitrate dehydratase — translation MLQEYRKHVEERAAQGIVPKPLDAQQTADLIELLKTPPAGEEEFIVDLFINRVPPGVDDAAYVKAGFLAAVAKGEAESPLISKEYAAELLGTMLGGYNIAPMIDLLDDAALAPIVAKGLSHTLLMFDAFYDVEEKAKAGNEFAKQVIESWANAEWFLEKPAVADKISVTVFKVTGETNTDDLSPAPDAWSRPDIPLHALAMLKNERDGINPDKPGEVGPIAQLEALNGKGLPLAYVGDVVGTGSSRKSATNSVLWFMGDDIPFVPNKRVGGVCLGGKIAPIFFNTMEDSGALPIELPVDELNMGDQIDIFPYEGVVKRHGTDEVISTFSLKSDVILDEVRAGGRIPLIIGRGLTDKARASLGLEAEDIFRKPKLVADSGKGFTLAQKMVGKACNMAGVRPGQYCEPTMTTVGSQDTTGPMTRDELKDLACLGFSADLTMQSFCHTSAYPKPIDVNTHHTLPDFIMNRGGVSLRPGDGVIHSWLNRMLLPDTVGTGGDSHTRFPLGISFPAGSGAVAFAAATGVMPLDMPESILVRFKGEMQPGITLRDLVHAIPYYAIQQGLLTVEKKGKINEFSGRILEIEGVEHLTVEQAFELSDASAERSAAGCTVKLSQASIEEYLNSNIVMLKWMISEGYGDVRTIERRITKMEEWLANPELMTADADAEYAHTIEIDLADIKEPILCAPNDPDDARLLSAVTGEKIDEVFIGSCMTNIGHFRAAGKLLDNFGGRLPTQLWVAPPTKMDRDQLTDEGYYGIYGRVGARIETPGCSLCMGNQARVADKATVVSTSTRNFPNRLGTGANVFLASAELAAVAAILGKLPTPAEYQEYAEKINATAADTYRYLNFHKMPQYTKKADSVIIQQAV, via the coding sequence GTGCTTCAAGAATATCGTAAACACGTAGAAGAGCGTGCCGCGCAAGGTATCGTGCCTAAGCCGTTAGACGCGCAGCAAACTGCTGACCTTATCGAATTACTAAAAACTCCACCTGCAGGTGAAGAAGAGTTCATCGTTGATCTATTTATCAACCGTGTACCGCCAGGTGTAGATGATGCCGCTTACGTAAAAGCAGGCTTTTTGGCTGCAGTAGCGAAAGGCGAAGCTGAATCACCACTCATTTCAAAAGAGTATGCAGCTGAACTACTTGGCACTATGCTTGGTGGTTACAACATCGCGCCTATGATCGACCTACTAGACGACGCAGCACTTGCACCTATCGTTGCTAAGGGTTTATCTCATACACTACTGATGTTTGACGCATTCTACGATGTAGAAGAAAAAGCAAAAGCAGGCAATGAGTTTGCTAAGCAAGTGATTGAGTCATGGGCAAATGCAGAATGGTTTCTTGAGAAGCCAGCCGTTGCAGACAAGATTTCAGTGACTGTATTCAAAGTAACGGGTGAGACAAATACAGATGACTTGTCTCCAGCACCAGATGCTTGGTCTCGTCCAGATATCCCATTACACGCACTGGCTATGCTTAAAAACGAGCGTGACGGTATCAACCCTGATAAGCCAGGTGAAGTAGGTCCAATTGCACAACTGGAAGCGCTTAATGGTAAAGGTTTACCGCTAGCGTACGTAGGTGACGTTGTTGGTACAGGCTCATCTCGTAAATCTGCAACTAACTCCGTACTTTGGTTCATGGGTGATGACATTCCATTCGTACCAAACAAGCGCGTTGGCGGTGTGTGTCTAGGTGGTAAAATCGCGCCAATCTTCTTCAATACCATGGAAGATTCAGGTGCACTACCGATTGAGCTTCCAGTTGACGAACTAAACATGGGCGACCAAATCGACATCTTCCCATACGAAGGTGTGGTTAAGCGTCACGGTACTGACGAAGTTATCTCAACGTTCTCACTGAAATCAGACGTAATTCTTGATGAAGTACGTGCTGGTGGCCGTATTCCACTGATCATCGGTCGTGGTCTAACTGATAAAGCTCGTGCTTCACTAGGCCTAGAAGCTGAAGATATCTTCCGTAAGCCTAAGTTAGTGGCTGATTCTGGTAAAGGCTTTACGCTTGCACAGAAGATGGTTGGTAAAGCATGTAACATGGCAGGTGTACGCCCAGGTCAATACTGTGAGCCAACAATGACAACAGTAGGTTCTCAGGATACTACGGGTCCAATGACGCGTGATGAGCTTAAAGATCTTGCTTGTCTTGGCTTCTCTGCTGACCTTACAATGCAGTCATTCTGTCATACCTCAGCTTATCCTAAGCCAATCGATGTAAACACACACCACACACTTCCTGATTTCATCATGAACCGTGGCGGTGTATCACTACGCCCTGGTGACGGTGTTATCCACTCATGGCTAAACCGTATGCTACTTCCAGATACAGTAGGTACAGGTGGTGACTCACATACTCGTTTCCCGTTAGGTATTTCATTCCCAGCCGGTTCAGGTGCAGTAGCGTTTGCAGCAGCAACGGGCGTAATGCCGTTGGATATGCCTGAGTCAATCCTTGTTCGTTTTAAAGGTGAAATGCAGCCGGGTATCACATTACGTGACCTAGTACACGCTATCCCTTACTATGCAATCCAGCAAGGTCTATTGACGGTTGAGAAAAAAGGTAAGATCAACGAATTCTCTGGTCGCATCCTTGAAATCGAAGGTGTTGAGCATTTAACGGTTGAGCAAGCGTTCGAATTATCTGACGCATCTGCAGAGCGTAGTGCGGCAGGTTGTACTGTTAAGCTTTCACAAGCGTCTATCGAAGAGTACCTAAACTCTAATATCGTGATGCTTAAGTGGATGATCTCTGAAGGCTATGGTGATGTACGTACCATTGAGCGTCGTATCACTAAGATGGAAGAGTGGCTAGCGAATCCTGAGCTAATGACTGCTGACGCGGATGCAGAATACGCGCACACCATTGAGATTGATCTTGCTGATATCAAAGAGCCAATCCTTTGTGCACCAAATGACCCTGATGACGCTCGTCTACTTTCAGCGGTAACTGGTGAGAAGATCGACGAAGTATTCATCGGCTCTTGTATGACTAACATCGGTCACTTCCGTGCAGCTGGTAAACTACTGGATAATTTCGGTGGTCGTCTACCAACGCAACTATGGGTTGCTCCACCAACGAAGATGGACCGCGATCAGTTAACTGACGAAGGTTACTACGGTATTTACGGTCGTGTAGGTGCACGTATCGAAACTCCAGGATGTTCACTATGTATGGGTAACCAGGCACGTGTTGCTGATAAAGCAACGGTTGTTTCTACCTCGACTCGTAACTTCCCTAACCGTTTAGGTACGGGTGCAAACGTATTCCTTGCATCAGCAGAGCTTGCAGCGGTAGCTGCTATTCTTGGTAAACTACCAACACCTGCTGAATATCAAGAGTATGCAGAGAAGATCAATGCAACGGCTGCGGACACTTACCGTTACTTGAACTTCCATAAGATGCCTCAGTACACTAAAAAGGCAGACTCAGTGATCATTCAACAAGCGGTTTAA
- a CDS encoding 2OG-Fe dioxygenase family protein — protein sequence MTTVNNQNLLQLRFLPQSHIDAVKPFFNQLPDNPYADGAFRKRRYSVVKFTDGEVTLQPTKAFVQDDSINTFQGNIERVYENLEQDMLNTDGFKHMLAEFKAMTGIADDTSIEVHQFRMLAIESDTPPAPEGVHQDGFDHVCVCGVSHENIAGGELLVYEHKEAEPCFKMEIKDGLFALVNDREVWHNATPMNKLDAEQVGYLDCFVFTA from the coding sequence ATGACAACAGTAAACAACCAGAATTTATTACAACTACGCTTTTTACCGCAGTCACATATCGACGCAGTTAAGCCTTTCTTCAATCAACTTCCAGATAACCCTTATGCCGATGGTGCATTCAGAAAGCGCCGCTATTCAGTGGTTAAATTCACTGACGGTGAAGTGACATTGCAGCCGACTAAGGCTTTCGTGCAAGACGACTCAATTAATACTTTCCAAGGTAATATTGAGCGTGTTTACGAAAACCTTGAGCAGGACATGTTAAACACCGATGGCTTTAAGCATATGCTTGCTGAATTTAAAGCCATGACGGGAATTGCAGATGATACCAGCATAGAAGTGCATCAGTTTCGCATGTTAGCGATTGAAAGCGATACCCCTCCTGCGCCAGAAGGTGTGCACCAAGATGGCTTTGACCATGTCTGTGTCTGCGGTGTTTCTCACGAAAATATTGCTGGTGGCGAGCTATTGGTTTATGAGCACAAAGAAGCTGAGCCCTGTTTCAAAATGGAAATCAAAGATGGTTTATTTGCACTGGTGAATGACCGTGAAGTGTGGCATAACGCAACACCGATGAACAAGCTAGATGCCGAGCAAGTCGGTTACCTAGACTGCTTCGTATTTACAGCCTAA
- a CDS encoding cysteine desulfurase-like protein — protein MDLNQVRRQFPALMQSIGGAAPIFLDGPGGSQVPQSVLSAMSAYLGYFNSNLGGAFFSSDKTVSLMSEARQAVADLLNAPSADQIVFGANMTSLTFSFSRALSREWQAGDEVIVTNADHYSNVSSWRQAAEDKGATVHAVRINETDCTLDLAHFESLLNAKTKLVAVTYASNTTGSINDIKRIVELAHQVGALVYVDAVHYAPHELIDVQGLDCDFLACSAYKFFGPHVGIVYGKREHLEGFTPYKVEPAKDIIPGRWETGTQSFEGLAGVVAAIDYIASLSEMSVDAPRREKLVEAFARTKAHEMQLSQHFLTRLAEFKKIKLFGIESRERLAERTPTFALTFDGIEPRTVSEFLGKKHMCVWDGNFYAQGLCEQLGVMDKGGVVRIGCMHYNTIEELDSLFDAFSELLA, from the coding sequence ATGGATTTAAATCAAGTGCGTCGTCAGTTCCCTGCGCTTATGCAAAGTATTGGTGGAGCCGCGCCAATTTTCCTTGATGGTCCGGGTGGCTCTCAAGTACCGCAATCCGTATTGAGCGCGATGTCTGCTTACCTTGGTTATTTTAACTCTAACTTAGGTGGTGCATTTTTCTCGAGCGATAAGACCGTCAGTTTGATGAGTGAAGCGCGCCAAGCGGTTGCGGACTTACTCAATGCGCCAAGTGCAGATCAAATTGTATTTGGTGCCAACATGACTAGCTTAACCTTTAGCTTTAGCCGTGCGCTATCTCGCGAATGGCAAGCAGGTGATGAAGTTATTGTGACCAATGCCGATCACTATTCAAACGTTTCTTCATGGCGTCAAGCTGCCGAAGATAAAGGTGCGACGGTACATGCGGTGCGTATTAATGAAACCGATTGCACGCTTGATCTTGCGCATTTTGAATCACTACTAAATGCCAAGACTAAGTTAGTTGCGGTGACGTATGCATCGAATACAACGGGCTCAATCAACGATATCAAACGCATTGTGGAGCTTGCGCACCAAGTTGGTGCATTGGTATATGTTGATGCTGTGCATTATGCACCTCATGAGCTAATCGATGTACAAGGTTTGGATTGCGACTTCCTTGCGTGCTCTGCTTATAAGTTCTTTGGTCCGCATGTGGGCATTGTTTATGGTAAGCGTGAGCATTTAGAAGGTTTTACTCCGTATAAGGTGGAGCCGGCAAAAGACATTATCCCAGGCCGCTGGGAAACTGGTACGCAGAGTTTCGAAGGACTAGCGGGTGTTGTTGCGGCGATTGACTACATTGCTTCACTTAGCGAGATGAGTGTAGATGCACCACGCCGTGAGAAACTGGTTGAGGCGTTTGCACGCACAAAAGCGCATGAGATGCAGCTTAGCCAGCACTTCTTAACGCGTTTAGCCGAATTTAAAAAGATTAAACTTTTTGGTATCGAGTCACGTGAGCGACTCGCTGAGCGTACACCAACGTTTGCTTTGACATTTGATGGCATCGAGCCACGTACCGTGTCGGAATTCTTAGGTAAAAAGCACATGTGCGTATGGGATGGTAATTTCTACGCCCAAGGGCTTTGCGAGCAGCTAGGGGTGATGGATAAAGGTGGGGTTGTTCGCATCGGTTGTATGCATTACAACACCATAGAAGAACTAGATAGCTTGTTTGATGCATTCAGTGAGTTGTTAGCATAA
- a CDS encoding cyclic nucleotide-binding domain-containing protein codes for MKLLENVPLFKQLEIINRLAFFKEFTLAERQVLLESFGHLYLVQQERHAFKRFEKDNRLYIVLSGEFLIFKQDAAHDLGKVGPGEFLGEGAFITNRERSTSAQALKDSIILAITPDALTRLPNVIREKIKDKLIEGMSHRIAKLNAFIEGQET; via the coding sequence ATGAAGTTACTTGAAAATGTCCCACTGTTTAAACAACTAGAGATCATCAATCGCTTAGCTTTTTTTAAAGAGTTTACGCTTGCCGAGCGCCAGGTGTTGCTTGAGTCTTTTGGTCACTTATATCTGGTGCAACAAGAGCGTCATGCTTTCAAACGCTTTGAAAAAGACAATCGCCTGTATATTGTATTAAGCGGTGAGTTTTTGATTTTTAAACAAGATGCGGCCCATGATTTAGGTAAAGTTGGTCCTGGAGAGTTTTTAGGTGAAGGTGCATTTATCACTAACCGAGAACGCAGCACTAGCGCACAAGCGTTAAAAGACAGCATCATATTGGCGATAACCCCAGATGCATTAACACGCTTGCCTAATGTGATCCGGGAAAAAATCAAAGATAAGCTCATTGAAGGTATGAGCCATCGCATTGCTAAGCTCAATGCATTTATTGAAGGGCAAGAAACCTAA
- a CDS encoding tetratricopeptide repeat protein, translating into MSSFIVALIIISSALGAGEAKVEHTYEYDRAEYFLNKDPARALQIIQQVEPDRQTNKAQYIKRQLLEATALMLLRNNDVAQQPVARLFELSQTAEFRGELFQITFLSATLLRRANRLEDATQAYTCALKYTTNLKQQLRVLNGQANTLREQGRYPKASAIYAQAIKVAEQLPDNIAMASIYNNLGVLHLDANSLTDAKSALQHAFELFQLATVKSAVLNSGLNLLLVAVLSKDEALYQRLQPRLQALTEDYLNESRSAYLDWIKAGQAFSQGSHLNGSEKAKLAASFLKIDDLGLKRLLKTHLAIPMNVRLDASAFKQNAFSLSSSKADPVWVKKLLNCNW; encoded by the coding sequence GTGTCATCTTTTATAGTCGCTTTAATAATAATCTCAAGTGCTTTAGGTGCAGGAGAAGCTAAGGTAGAGCATACCTATGAATATGATAGAGCCGAGTATTTTCTCAACAAAGACCCTGCTCGTGCTTTACAAATCATTCAGCAGGTTGAGCCAGACAGGCAAACGAATAAAGCTCAATATATCAAAAGACAGCTTTTAGAAGCTACAGCACTAATGCTGCTGCGAAACAATGATGTTGCGCAACAGCCTGTGGCACGGCTTTTTGAGCTTTCTCAGACTGCTGAGTTTCGAGGCGAGCTTTTCCAAATCACCTTTTTATCCGCAACTTTGCTTAGACGTGCAAATCGCCTGGAAGACGCCACACAAGCCTATACTTGCGCACTTAAATACACAACTAATTTGAAGCAACAGCTGAGGGTATTAAATGGACAAGCAAATACACTCAGAGAACAAGGACGATACCCAAAAGCAAGCGCCATTTACGCTCAAGCAATCAAGGTCGCAGAGCAACTCCCTGATAATATAGCCATGGCTTCTATCTACAACAACTTAGGGGTGCTGCATCTAGATGCCAATAGCTTAACAGATGCAAAATCAGCCCTTCAGCATGCTTTTGAACTTTTCCAGCTAGCCACAGTCAAGTCAGCCGTTTTAAATTCCGGTCTCAATCTTCTACTCGTCGCGGTGTTAAGCAAAGATGAAGCCCTTTATCAACGCCTCCAGCCTAGATTACAAGCACTAACAGAGGATTACTTAAATGAGTCTCGATCGGCTTATCTTGACTGGATAAAAGCAGGACAGGCGTTTTCCCAAGGAAGCCACCTCAACGGATCAGAAAAAGCCAAGTTAGCGGCATCTTTTTTGAAAATAGATGACTTAGGCTTGAAGCGATTATTAAAAACACACTTAGCTATACCAATGAATGTGCGTCTAGATGCATCAGCATTTAAGCAAAACGCGTTTTCACTGAGTAGTTCAAAAGCAGATCCTGTGTGGGTCAAAAAGTTACTCAACTGCAACTGGTGA